From a single Podarcis raffonei isolate rPodRaf1 chromosome 10, rPodRaf1.pri, whole genome shotgun sequence genomic region:
- the LOC128422913 gene encoding oocyte zinc finger protein XlCOF6-like codes for MECGKSFSYYSGLRSHQRTHTREKPFKCMECGKSFSGNLRRHQRTHTGEKPFTCMECGKSFNDSGHLRRHQRTHTGEKPFTCMECGKSFSYSRNLRSHQWTHTGEKAYKCIECGKSFSDNGSLRNHQRTHTGEKAYKCIECGKSFRDNGSLRNHQRTHTGEKPYECMECGKSFSQNGNLRSHQRTHTGEKPFKCIECGKSFSDNGSLRNHQRTHTGEKPFKCMECGKSFRYSGHLRSHQRTHTGEKPYECMECGKSFSQSGDLRKHQRTHTGEKAYKCIECGKSFSQNGNLRSHQRTHTGEKPFTCMECGKSFSQSAELRSHQRTHTGEKPFQCMECGKCFRDRGSLISHQRTHTGEKPFQCMECGKSFSDSGSLRSHQRAHTGEKPFQCMECGKSFSHSASLRSHQRTHTGEKPFQCMECGKSFSDSGSLRSHQRAHTGEKPFQCMECGKSFSHSASLRSHQRTHTGEKPFQCMECGKSFSDSGSLRSHQRTHTGEKPYKCIECGKSFSQNGNLRKHQRTHTGEKPFKCMECGKSFSQSAHLRNHQRTHTGEKPYECMECGNFSDSGSLRSHQRAHTGEKPYEYMECGKSFSQSGTLKKHQQTHTGEKPYKCIECGKSFHCNTSLRTHQRRHTGEKPFQCMECEKSFSNSGSLRRHQQTHTGVKPYKCMECGKSFRQNADLKKHQQIHTGEKPFKCMECGKDFSQSGTLKKHQVPEPLPFSFQGLGVPHSPQGT; via the exons atggagtgtggaaagagcttcagttactaTTCAGGCCTTAGatcccatcaacggactcacacaagggagaaaccgtttaaatgcatggagtgtggaaagagctttagtggaaatcttagaagacatcaacggactcacacaggggagaaaccatttacatgcatggagtgtggaaagagctttaatgataGTGGAcatcttagaagacatcaacggactcacacaggggagaaaccatttacatgcatggagtgtggaaagagcttcagttatagtagaaaccttagatcacatcaatggactcacacaggggagaaagcatataaatgcattgagtgtggaaagagctttagtgataatggaagccttaggaaccatcaacggactcacacaggggagaaagcatataaatgcattgagtgtggaaagagctttcgtgataatggaagccttaggaaccatcaacggactcacaccggggagaaaccatatgaatgtatggagtgtggaaagagcttcagtcagaatggaaaccttagatcacatcaacggactcacacaggggagaaaccatttaaatgcattgagtgtggaaagagctttagtgataatggaagccttaggaaccatcaacggactcacaccggggagaaaccatttaaatgcatggagtgtggaaagagcttcagatatAGTGGacaccttagatcacatcaacggactcacacaggggagaaaccatatgaatgtatggagtgtggaaagagcttcagtcagagtggagaccttagaaaacatcaacggactcacacaggggagaaagcatataaatgcattgagtgtggaaagagcttcagtcagaatggaaaccttagatcacatcaacggactcacacaggggagaaaccatttacatgcatggagtgtggaaagagcttcagtcagagtgcagaGCTTAGATCgcaccaacggactcacacaggggagaaaccatttcaatgtatggagtgtggaaagtgtttTCGTGATCGTGGAAGCCTTatatcacatcaacggactcacaccggggagaaaccatttcaatgtatggagtgtggaaagagttttagtgatagtggaagccttagatcacatcaacgggctcacacaggggagaaaccatttcaatgtatggagtgtggaaagagctttagtcatagtgcaagccttagatcacatcaacggactcacacaggggagaaaccatttcaatgtatggagtgtggaaagagttttagtgatagtggaagccttagatcacatcaacgggctcacacaggggagaaaccatttcaatgtatggagtgtggaaagagctttagtcatagtgcaagccttagatcacatcaacggactcacacaggggagaaaccatttcaatgtatggagtgtggaaagagttttagtgatagtggaagccttagatcacatcaacggactcacactggggagaaaccatataaatgcattgagtgtggaaagagcttcagtcagaatggaaaccttaggaaacatcaacggactcacactggggagaaaccatttaaatgcatggagtgtggaaagagcttcagtcagagtgcacaccttagaaatcatcaacggactcacacaggggagaaaccatatgaatgtatggagtgtggaaa ttttagtgatagtggaagccttagatcacatcaacgggctcacacaggggagaaaccatatgaatatatggaatgtggaaagagcttcagtcagagtggaacacttaaaaaacatcaacagactcacacaggggagaaaccatataaatgtatagagtgtggaaagagtttccattgtaatacaagccttagaacacatcaacggagacacacaggggagaaaccatttcaatgtatggagtgtgaaaagagttttagtaatagtggaagccttagaagacatcaacagactcacacaggggtgaaaccatataaatgtatggaatgtggaaagagcttccgtcagaaTGCAGACCTTAAAAAACACCAacagattcacacaggggagaaaccatttaaatgcatggagtgtggaaaggacttcagtcagagtggaacacttaaaaaacatca GGTTCCTGAGCCCCTCCCTTTTTCATTTCAAGGATTGGGGGTCCCGCACAGCCCTCAGGGCACctaa
- the LOC128421724 gene encoding zinc finger protein 665-like → MHRGEKPFQCRECGKSFSQRTHLTAHQIIHTGEKPYQCSECGRSFNHRTTLMVHQRIHSGEKPYQCSECGKSFTVSSHLTYHQRIHTGEKPCQCVNCGKGFTQKVSLTSHQRIHSGEKPYQCMECGKSFSLKQSLTSHQSIHTGEKPYRCLDCGKSFCQRADLTSHQRIHTGEKPYQCLECGKSFRQKVNLISHQRIHTGEKPYKCLECGKSFSHKQSLPSHQRIHSGEKPYQCLECGKGFGKRTKLMAHQRTHSGEKPYQYLDCGKSFSQRANLTCHERIHTGEKPYHCLECGKSFNQKQSLTSHQRIHTGEKSYQCLECGQSFGKRTKLMAHQRIHSGEKPYQCVKCGKSFCQKAHLTSHQRIHTGEKPYQCLECGKSFSKRTNLTSHQRIHSGEKPYQCLECGKSFSKRTNLMAHQRIHTGEKPYQCLECGKSFSKKTNLTSHQRIHSGEKPYQCLECGKSFSKRTNLMAHQRVHTGENHRILDLQETSGSSSPLQDSQLKLP, encoded by the coding sequence ATGCACAGGGGGGAGAAGCCATTTCAATGccgagagtgtggaaagagcttcagtcagagaacccatctcacagcccatcaaataattcatacaggtgagaaaccctatcagtgctcggaATGTGGGCGGAGCTTCAATCACAGGACGACTCTCATGGTCCATCAAAggattcacagtggtgagaaaccctatcagtgctcagaatgtggaaagagtttcactgtgagctcccatctcacttaccaccaaagaattcataccggggagaaaccatGTCAATGTGTGaattgtggaaagggcttcacccAAAAggtaagtctcacttcccatcaaagaattcacagtggtgaaaaACCTTatcaatgcatggaatgtgggaagagcttcagtctgaagcaaagtctcacttcccaccaaagcattcataccggggagaaaccctatcgatgcttggattgtggaaagagtttctgccagagagccgatctcacttcccaccaaagaattcacacaggagagaaaccatatcagtgcttggaatgtgggaagagtttccGCCAGAAAGTCAACCTcatttcccaccaaagaattcacacaggggagaaaccctataagtgcttggaatgtggaaagagcttcagtcataagcAAAGTCtcccttcccatcaaagaattcacagtggtgagaaaccttatcagtgcttggaatgtggaaagggcttcgGTAAGAGGACCAAGCTCATGGCCCATCAACGaactcacagtggtgagaaaccctatcaatacttggattgtggaaagagtttcagccaAAGGGCCAATCTAACTTGCCatgaaagaattcacacaggggagaaaccatatcactgcttggaatgtgggaagagcttcaaccagaagcaaagtctcacttcccaccaaagaattcacacaggggagaaatcttatcagtgcttggaatgtggacagAGCTTTGGTAAGAGGACCAAGCTCATGgctcaccaaagaattcacagtggtgagaaaccctatcaatgtgtgaaatgtggaaagagtttctgccagaaagcccatctcacttcccaccaaagaattcacacaggggagaaaccatatcagtgcttggaatgtgggaagagcttcagtaagaggaccaacctcacttcccaccaaagaattcacagtggtgagaaaccatatcagtgcttggaatgtggaaagagcttcagtaagaggaccaacctcatggcccatcaaagaatccacactggggagaaaccctatcagtgcttggaatgtgggaagagcttcagtaagaagaccaacctcacttcccaccaaagaattcacagtggtgagaaaccatatcagtgcttggaatgtgggaagagcttcagtaagaggactaacctcatggcccatcaaagagttcatacaggggagaatcatagaattttagacctGCAGGAGACTTCTGGGTCGTCTAGTCCActgcaggactctcaactaaagcttccatga
- the LOC128421714 gene encoding zinc finger protein 658B-like, whose protein sequence is MECRKSFFFNAKLRTHQRTHRERKRFKCRECGKNFSQSGNLKLHKGTHTGVKPYKCMECEKSFSQNADLKKHQRIHTGEKPFKCMECGKSFSDSGSLRRHQRTHTGEKPYKCIECGKSFSDNGNFRRHQRTHTGEKPFQCMECEKSFSNSGCLRKHQRTHTREKPFKCMECEKSFSYSGSLRQHQWTHTGEKLFQCTECEKSFSGSGSLRTHQQTHTGVKPYKCMECEKSFSQNADLKKHQRIHTGEKPFKCMECGKSFSDSGSLRRHQRTHTGEKPYKCIECGKSFSDNGNFRKHQQTHTGEKPFQCMECEKSFSNSGYLRKHQRTHTREKPFKCMECEKSFSYSGSLRQHQRTHTGEKPFQCTECEKSFSGSGSLRRRQQTHTGVIPYKCMECEKSFSYSGSLRQHQRIHTGEKPFKCMECGKSFNDSGSLRKHQRTHTGEKPYKCIECGKSFSDNGNFRKHQRTHTGEKPFKCMECGKTFGDNGKLRTHQRTHTGEKPFKCMQCGKTFGDNGKLRTHQRTHTGEKPFQCMECEKSFSNSGCLRKHQRTHTREKPFKCMECGKSFSRSGQFNIHQRTHTGEKPFKCMDCGRSFSQSGTLDFCQQTHTKDKPYKYQESR, encoded by the exons atggagtgcagaaagagcttctttttcaatgcaaaacttagaacacaccagcggactcacagagagagaaaacgttttaagtgcagggagtgtgggaagaacttcagtcagagtggaaaccttaaattgcacaaagggactcacacaggggtgaaaccatataaatgtatggagtgtgaaaagagcttcagtcagaatgcagaccttaaaaaacatcaacggattcacacaggggagaaaccatttaaatgcatggagtgtggaaagagctttagtgatagtggaagccttagaagacatcaacggactcacacaggggagaaaccatataaatgtatcgagtgtggaaagagctttagtgataatggaaactttagaagacatcagcggactcacacaggggagaaaccatttcaatgtatggagtgtgagaagagttttagtaatagtggatgccttaggaaacatcaacggactcacacaagggagaaaccatttaaatgcatggagtgtgaaaagagctttagttatagtggaagccttagacaacatcaatggactcacacaggtgagaaactgTTTCAGTGTAcggagtgtgaaaagagttttagtggtagtggaagccttagaacacatcaacagactcacacaggggtgaaaccatataaatgtatggagtgtgaaaagagcttcagtcagaatgcagaccttaaaaaacatcaacggattcacacaggggagaaaccatttaaatgcatggagtgtggaaagagctttagtgatagtggaagccttagaagacatcaacggactcacacaggggagaaaccatataaatgtatcgagtgtggaaagagctttagtgataatggaaactttagaaaacatcagcagactcacacaggggagaaaccatttcaatgtatggagtgtgagaagagttttagtaatagtggataccttaggaaacatcaacggactcacacaagggagaaaccatttaaatgcatggagtgtgaaaagagctttagttatagtggaagccttagacaacatcaacggacgcacacaggtgagaaaccgtTTCAGTGTAcggagtgtgaaaagagttttagtggtagtggaagccttagaagacgtcaacagactcacacaggggtgataccatataaatgtatggagtgtgaaaagagctttagttatagtggaagccttagacaacatcaacggattcacacaggggagaaaccgtttaaatgcatggagtgtggaaagagctttaatgatagtggaagccttaggaaacatcaacggactcacacaggggagaaaccatataaatgtatcgagtgtggaaagagctttagtgataatggaaactttagaaaacatcagcggactcacacaggggagaaaccatttaaatgtatggagtgtggaaagacctttGGTGATAATGGAaagcttagaacacatcaacggacacacacaggggagaaaccatttaaatgtatgcagtGCGGAAAGACCTTTGGTGATAATGGAaagcttagaacacatcaacggacacacacaggggagaaaccatttcaatgtatggagtgtgaaaagagttttagtaatagtggatgccttaggaaacatcaacgtactcacacaagggagaaaccatttaaatgtatggagtgtggaaagagcttcagtcggagtggacAGTTCAATatccatcaacggactcacacaggggagaaaccatttaaat gtatggactgtggaaggagcttcagtcagagtggaacccttgatttttgtcaacaaactcacacaaaagacaaaccatataaatatcaggaaagtagatag